A genomic segment from Biomphalaria glabrata chromosome 16, xgBioGlab47.1, whole genome shotgun sequence encodes:
- the LOC106062349 gene encoding uncharacterized protein LOC106062349 isoform X2, whose translation MTDRDKLMMRMQNIRKRTKQKSVQFWSSDIQLTSSLYFVHYDDGFIFCGKAGFYNCNNGGIFTFVYTGLHSTESDSSQRNVLLPTSKMCVCPNMGESGTRHTCRCVRYSWMEF comes from the exons ATGACAGACAGAGATAAACTGATGATGAGGATGCAGAATATCAGGAAAAGGACAA AACAGAAAAGCGTGCAATTTTGGTCTTCTGATATCCAGCTTACTTCTTCATTGTATTTCGTTCATTATGATGATGGTTTCATATTTTGTGGAAA agccggattttataattgtaataaTGGTGGCATTTTCACTTTTGTTTACACTGGCCTGCATAGTACTGAATCTGATTCTTCTCAGCGCAATGTGTTGCTGCCGACAAGCAAGATGTGTGTATGTCCTAACATGGGTGAGTCTGGGACTCGGCATACCTGCAG